From a single Methylosinus sp. H3A genomic region:
- a CDS encoding LysR substrate-binding domain-containing protein, whose amino-acid sequence MARKPLPLKMLQTLEAVVRLDGVSNAAKELGVTHGAVSRQIALLEDWLGRALFERDRGRLRPLDETRQFVAVVTDCFERMDAALGRVKTARRRLKVFAHASFAMYWLVPRLEQFYAQNPDVDVHVQTRQTGEDPASSFFDVAIMRGAEQIGNWEGSPVLQESLTLLTTRDRAVSLAARGAAALMGETFAVSDTRPGEIERWLEIAGLPPLQKWRERRFGHFHTAIMAVLNGQGITVGPIELTGGKVAAEGLLAAPFPQIVAAGPRHIAYIDPQSESYPIAKRFVLWLRDEAGAI is encoded by the coding sequence ATGGCGCGCAAGCCGCTTCCGCTGAAAATGTTGCAGACGCTCGAAGCCGTCGTGCGCCTCGACGGCGTCTCCAATGCGGCCAAGGAACTCGGCGTGACGCATGGCGCCGTGAGCCGGCAGATCGCTTTGCTCGAGGACTGGCTCGGGCGCGCCTTGTTCGAGCGCGATCGTGGACGCCTGCGGCCACTCGATGAAACGCGCCAATTCGTCGCCGTCGTCACCGATTGCTTCGAGCGGATGGACGCGGCTCTGGGGCGCGTCAAGACCGCGCGGCGGCGTCTCAAGGTTTTCGCTCATGCGTCTTTCGCAATGTATTGGCTGGTGCCGAGGCTCGAACAATTCTACGCGCAAAATCCGGACGTGGACGTGCATGTGCAGACGCGGCAGACCGGAGAAGATCCCGCTTCGTCCTTCTTCGATGTCGCGATCATGCGCGGCGCAGAGCAGATCGGCAATTGGGAAGGCTCTCCTGTTCTACAGGAGAGCCTCACTCTATTGACGACGCGCGATCGTGCCGTGTCGCTCGCCGCGCGCGGCGCCGCGGCCTTGATGGGCGAGACATTCGCCGTCAGCGACACGCGGCCAGGCGAGATCGAGCGATGGCTCGAGATCGCCGGCCTGCCGCCGCTGCAGAAGTGGCGCGAGCGCCGCTTCGGGCATTTTCATACGGCGATCATGGCGGTTCTCAATGGCCAGGGGATCACTGTCGGGCCGATCGAATTGACCGGCGGCAAAGTCGCCGCCGAGGGGCTGCTCGCGGCGCCTTTCCCGCAGATCGTCGCGGCAGGGCCGCGCCATATCGCCTATATCGATCCGCAATCGGAGAGTTATCCGATCGCCAAGCGCTTCGTCCTCTGGCTGCGCGACGAAGCGGGCGCGATCTAA
- the phnA gene encoding phosphonoacetate hydrolase, whose product MTSEITVNGRRYAAPSEPTVVVCIDGCEQEYINQAIRAEVAPFFESLATRGTVLTADCVMPSFTNPNNLSIVTGAPPSVHGISGNYFFDPEQGVEVLMNDAKYLRAPTILAEFSKAGRKVAMVTAKDKLSALLGCGLEGVRFSAEKANEATLADNGVDDALAKIGLPPPTVYSAQLSEFVLAAGVWLMKTMRPDIVYLSTTDYVQHKHAPGTPAANSFYAMLDKYLSSLDKMGAVIGVTADHGMNAKTDSVGRPNILFLQDILDARFGAGACRVILPITDPYVVHHGALGSYATVSAPAPMLAEVTQCLGALEGVDHVLDNATACARFELPNDRVGDLVVLAKRLFTLGTAAEKHDLAGLTAPLRSHGGLTEQQVPLLLNRPIRRETNSRLRNFDVFALALNRTI is encoded by the coding sequence ATGACATCGGAAATCACCGTGAACGGAAGGCGCTATGCGGCGCCCTCCGAGCCGACCGTCGTCGTCTGCATCGACGGATGCGAGCAGGAATATATCAATCAAGCGATCCGCGCCGAAGTCGCGCCCTTCTTCGAGAGTCTCGCGACGCGTGGAACGGTGCTGACGGCCGATTGCGTGATGCCCTCCTTCACCAATCCCAATAATCTCTCCATCGTGACCGGCGCGCCGCCGAGCGTGCATGGCATAAGCGGAAATTATTTCTTCGACCCCGAACAAGGCGTCGAAGTGCTGATGAATGACGCGAAATATCTTCGCGCGCCGACGATCCTCGCCGAATTTTCCAAGGCCGGACGCAAGGTCGCCATGGTCACCGCGAAGGACAAGCTGAGCGCGCTGCTCGGCTGCGGCCTGGAAGGCGTTCGCTTCTCCGCCGAGAAGGCGAATGAGGCGACGCTCGCAGACAATGGCGTCGACGATGCGCTCGCCAAAATCGGCCTGCCGCCGCCCACCGTCTATAGCGCGCAATTGTCGGAATTCGTTCTCGCCGCCGGCGTCTGGCTGATGAAGACGATGCGGCCGGATATCGTCTATCTCTCGACGACGGATTATGTGCAGCACAAGCACGCGCCCGGAACGCCCGCGGCAAACAGCTTCTATGCGATGCTCGACAAATATCTCTCGAGCCTCGACAAGATGGGCGCGGTCATCGGCGTCACCGCCGATCACGGCATGAACGCCAAGACGGATTCCGTCGGGCGCCCCAATATTCTCTTCCTGCAAGACATATTGGATGCGCGCTTCGGCGCGGGCGCATGCCGCGTCATTCTGCCGATCACCGATCCTTATGTCGTGCATCACGGCGCGCTCGGCTCTTATGCGACCGTCTCCGCGCCGGCGCCGATGCTCGCCGAAGTGACGCAATGTCTCGGCGCGCTCGAAGGCGTCGATCATGTGCTCGACAATGCGACCGCCTGCGCGCGCTTCGAATTGCCCAATGACCGCGTCGGCGATCTCGTCGTGCTGGCGAAGCGCCTCTTCACGCTCGGAACCGCGGCGGAGAAGCATGATCTCGCGGGACTGACGGCGCCGCTACGCTCGCACGGCGGCCTCACCGAGCAGCAAGTCCCGCTGCTCCTCAATCGTCCCATCAGACGCGAGACCAACTCGCGTCTGCGCAATTTCGACGTCTTCGCCCTCGCCCTCAACCGCACGATCTGA
- the hslV gene encoding ATP-dependent protease subunit HslV, whose translation MTQEQNTKPASWHATTIVLVKKNGKTVIAGDGQVSLGQTIVKASAKKVRRLGKGDVIAGFAGATADAFTLFERLEGKLEQYPGQLTRACVELAKDWRMDRYLRRLEAMMLVADREVGLTLTGAGDVLEPEAFEHGSVAAIGSGGNFALAAARALIDQPLEAEAIARRAMEIAAEICVYTNRNIVIESI comes from the coding sequence ATGACACAAGAACAAAATACGAAACCGGCGAGCTGGCACGCGACGACCATCGTCCTGGTGAAGAAGAACGGCAAGACGGTCATCGCCGGCGACGGACAGGTGAGCCTCGGGCAGACGATCGTCAAGGCGAGCGCCAAGAAGGTGCGCCGGCTCGGCAAGGGCGACGTCATCGCGGGTTTCGCCGGCGCGACGGCGGACGCCTTCACTTTGTTCGAGCGGCTCGAGGGGAAGCTCGAGCAATATCCGGGGCAATTGACGCGCGCCTGCGTGGAGCTCGCCAAGGATTGGCGCATGGATCGCTATCTGCGCCGGCTCGAGGCGATGATGCTCGTCGCCGATCGCGAGGTGGGGCTGACGCTCACCGGCGCCGGCGACGTGCTGGAGCCGGAGGCCTTTGAGCATGGCTCCGTGGCGGCGATCGGCTCCGGCGGCAATTTCGCGCTGGCGGCGGCGCGCGCGCTGATCGATCAGCCGCTGGAGGCGGAGGCCATCGCCCGGCGCGCCATGGAGATCGCCGCCGAAATCTGCGTCTACACCAATCGCAACATCGTGATCGAGTCGATCTGA
- the pstS gene encoding phosphate ABC transporter substrate-binding protein PstS — protein MRSAGAAFMISIAAISSLDAARAETALLGTGSAFAAPIYTRWAQEAKPSLGFEVNYQATGSGVGQKQAAVGTVDFGASDVPMDAKRIEEANLLQFPSVVGGLDVIVNIPGVGANALRLDGPVIADIYLGAITRWNDPRIVALNHGLSLPDLLIVPIHHSNASGTTFALSRYLSKVSEAWKTRMGVGMTLEWAGGVGVHGSAGTSGEVPRTKGSIGYAENSYVTTNHLSPAKLLNRAGKFVAPSEETFAAAAMNADWAAADNFSVDLTNMPGDKSWPLVTATFVLVPKSQAKAENAAAVLKFFDWAFAHGDKAAKTLQYIPLPHAVKDQIRAAWGQKMAFRAKD, from the coding sequence ATGCGTAGCGCCGGCGCCGCTTTCATGATCTCGATCGCCGCCATCTCCAGTCTCGACGCCGCGCGCGCCGAGACCGCCCTTTTGGGAACCGGCTCGGCCTTCGCCGCGCCCATCTACACGCGCTGGGCGCAGGAGGCGAAGCCGAGCCTCGGATTCGAGGTCAATTATCAGGCGACCGGCTCCGGCGTCGGACAAAAACAGGCCGCTGTCGGCACCGTCGATTTCGGCGCCTCCGACGTTCCGATGGACGCCAAGCGGATCGAGGAAGCCAATCTCTTGCAGTTTCCTTCTGTGGTCGGCGGCCTCGATGTGATCGTCAACATACCCGGCGTCGGCGCCAATGCGCTGCGTCTCGACGGGCCGGTCATCGCCGATATCTATCTCGGCGCGATCACGCGGTGGAACGATCCGCGCATCGTCGCGCTCAATCACGGCCTCTCGCTTCCAGATCTTCTGATCGTCCCGATCCACCATTCCAACGCCTCGGGAACGACTTTCGCGTTGTCGCGCTATCTCTCCAAGGTGAGCGAAGCGTGGAAAACGCGCATGGGCGTCGGGATGACGCTGGAGTGGGCCGGCGGCGTCGGCGTCCATGGCAGCGCCGGCACGTCGGGCGAGGTTCCCAGAACCAAAGGGAGCATAGGCTACGCCGAAAACTCCTATGTCACGACCAATCATCTTTCTCCCGCCAAGCTCCTCAACCGCGCCGGAAAATTCGTCGCGCCGAGCGAAGAGACGTTCGCAGCGGCGGCGATGAATGCGGATTGGGCCGCGGCCGATAATTTCTCCGTCGATCTGACGAATATGCCGGGAGACAAGAGCTGGCCGCTGGTCACGGCGACCTTCGTTCTCGTGCCGAAATCGCAGGCCAAGGCGGAAAATGCGGCGGCCGTGCTGAAATTCTTCGACTGGGCTTTCGCGCATGGCGACAAGGCGGCGAAAACGCTGCAATATATTCCCTTGCCGCATGCGGTGAAGGATCAGATCCGGGCCGCCTGGGGCCAGAAAATGGCGTTCCGCGCCAAGGACTGA
- a CDS encoding class II aldolase/adducin family protein: MTGANTREAIVEAARSMNALGLNQGTAGNISVRDGEAMLITPSGISYASMTPQMIARMPLEGDSAAEGPLAPSSEWRMHRDILRARADVQAVVHTHSTYATTLAALRREIPSVHYMIGIFRTSRIRCTGYAPFGTQALSDLAVEGLGHAHGVLLGNHGMIALGESLDRAMWRAVELEALARLYYLASIAGEPVLISEAEIESEIARFETYGLKSPK; the protein is encoded by the coding sequence ATGACTGGCGCGAACACGCGTGAGGCGATCGTCGAAGCTGCGCGGAGCATGAACGCGCTTGGACTCAATCAAGGCACGGCGGGCAATATTTCCGTGCGCGACGGCGAAGCGATGCTGATCACGCCGAGCGGAATCTCCTACGCCTCGATGACCCCGCAGATGATCGCGCGCATGCCGCTCGAGGGCGACAGCGCGGCGGAAGGGCCGCTCGCGCCTTCCAGCGAATGGCGCATGCATCGCGACATTTTGCGCGCGCGAGCGGATGTGCAGGCTGTCGTCCACACGCATTCGACCTATGCGACGACGCTCGCCGCGCTGCGCCGCGAAATTCCCTCCGTGCATTACATGATCGGCATTTTCCGCACGTCGCGCATTCGTTGCACGGGCTATGCGCCTTTCGGCACGCAGGCGCTCTCCGATCTCGCGGTGGAGGGATTGGGCCACGCGCATGGCGTGCTGCTCGGCAATCACGGCATGATCGCGCTCGGCGAAAGCCTCGACCGCGCCATGTGGCGCGCTGTGGAGCTCGAGGCGCTGGCGCGGCTCTATTATCTCGCGAGCATAGCCGGCGAGCCCGTGCTGATCTCCGAGGCGGAGATAGAGAGCGAGATCGCGCGTTTCGAAACTTACGGATTGAAATCGCCGAAGTGA
- a CDS encoding acyltransferase — translation MEQSRKHRLQHLDMLRGLCALGVVVSHLRSLLVVPYAEAHRHSVVDLILFTLGGLGHECVIAFFALSGFLVGGSTLAAMRAGRFSWADYGVARLSRLWTVLLPALALTALLDFAGSALGPAGAYQGALAATIPSGPTPTEPANHSLATFLGNLMFLQTIDTPVFGSNRPLWSLANEAWYYLAFPLLAFAFFHRAPLVRALCAAAGLLALGSMPVEMTLLGLPWIAGALAADHPARPSLARALLGAAATVAAVGAAHAWRTIVGDIILGCAIAFWLRDLAAVRPIGGLYAGAAQGLSDISYTLYAVHFPLLLMLWFWLLAPEQSEPGFAVLARMALLMAVALAYATAVWFLFERRTDAVRGWMRQRLRGFRLVLSARRP, via the coding sequence ATGGAACAGTCGCGAAAGCATCGTCTCCAGCATCTCGACATGCTGCGCGGCCTCTGTGCGCTGGGCGTCGTCGTCAGCCATTTGCGGTCGCTGCTGGTCGTCCCCTATGCGGAAGCCCACAGGCACAGCGTCGTCGACCTGATTCTCTTCACGCTCGGCGGCCTCGGCCATGAATGCGTGATCGCCTTTTTCGCGCTCAGCGGCTTTCTCGTCGGCGGCTCGACGCTGGCGGCGATGCGGGCGGGACGCTTCTCATGGGCGGATTATGGCGTCGCGCGGCTGTCGCGGCTGTGGACCGTGCTCCTCCCGGCGTTGGCGCTCACCGCCCTGCTGGACTTCGCCGGTTCCGCACTCGGGCCCGCAGGCGCCTATCAGGGAGCCCTGGCGGCGACAATTCCGAGCGGGCCGACGCCGACCGAGCCGGCGAATCATTCGCTCGCGACCTTCCTCGGCAATCTGATGTTCCTGCAGACGATCGACACGCCCGTCTTCGGTTCCAATCGGCCGCTGTGGAGTCTCGCCAACGAGGCTTGGTATTATTTGGCCTTCCCGCTGCTGGCCTTCGCCTTTTTTCACCGCGCCCCGCTCGTGCGGGCGCTCTGCGCCGCCGCCGGCCTGCTGGCGCTCGGATCGATGCCGGTCGAAATGACCCTTCTCGGCCTCCCCTGGATCGCCGGCGCGCTCGCCGCGGATCATCCGGCGCGTCCCTCGCTGGCGCGCGCGCTTCTCGGCGCGGCCGCGACGGTGGCGGCCGTCGGCGCCGCGCATGCGTGGCGCACGATCGTCGGCGACATTATTCTGGGCTGCGCCATCGCCTTCTGGCTGCGCGATCTCGCCGCCGTCCGGCCTATCGGCGGGCTCTACGCCGGCGCGGCGCAGGGGCTTTCGGATATTTCCTACACGCTCTACGCCGTGCATTTCCCGCTGCTGCTGATGCTGTGGTTCTGGCTGCTGGCGCCCGAGCAGAGCGAGCCGGGATTCGCCGTGCTCGCGCGAATGGCCCTGCTCATGGCCGTCGCGCTCGCCTATGCGACCGCCGTCTGGTTCCTGTTCGAGCGCCGCACCGACGCCGTGCGCGGCTGGATGCGGCAGCGGCTCAGGGGCTTTCGGCTGGTCCTTTCGGCGCGGCGGCCATAA
- the hslU gene encoding ATP-dependent protease ATPase subunit HslU, whose translation MADFSPREIVSELDRFIVGQNDAKRAVAIALRNRWRRLRLEGFMREEVLPKNILMIGPTGCGKTEIARRLAKLANAPFLKVEATKFTEVGYVGRDVEQIVRDLVEVAILLVKERRRKDVEAKAQLAAEERVLDALVGPAASPATRDSFRKKLRAGEVDDKEIEIELAQSGPSVPMFELPNMPGASVSAFSIGDIFGKAFQGRPKRRKMQVKDAHGPLLAEESDKLIDQEESIREAISEVENNGIVFIDEMDKICAREGRGGADVSREGVQRDLLPLIEGTTVATKHGPVKTDHVLFIASGAFHVAKPSDLLPELQGRLPIRVELASLDEEDFRRILTETEACLTKQYVALLATEGVALEIAPSAVDAIAKVAVQVNSSVENIGARRLQTVMERVLDEVSFSASDRAGETVTIDGDYVEEHIGDLAKNRDLSRFIL comes from the coding sequence ATGGCCGATTTTTCCCCGCGCGAGATCGTCTCCGAGCTCGACCGTTTCATCGTCGGGCAGAACGACGCCAAGCGCGCCGTCGCCATCGCCTTGCGCAACCGCTGGCGCAGGCTGCGCCTCGAAGGTTTTATGCGCGAGGAAGTGCTGCCCAAGAATATTTTGATGATCGGCCCGACGGGCTGCGGCAAGACCGAGATCGCGCGTCGCCTCGCCAAGCTCGCCAATGCACCTTTCCTCAAGGTCGAGGCGACGAAATTCACCGAGGTCGGCTATGTCGGCCGCGATGTCGAGCAGATCGTGCGCGACCTCGTCGAGGTGGCGATTCTGCTGGTGAAGGAGCGCCGGCGCAAAGATGTGGAGGCCAAGGCGCAGCTCGCGGCGGAGGAGCGCGTGCTCGACGCGCTGGTCGGCCCGGCGGCCTCGCCGGCGACGCGCGATTCCTTCCGCAAGAAGCTGCGCGCCGGGGAGGTCGACGACAAGGAGATCGAGATCGAGCTGGCGCAATCGGGCCCCTCGGTCCCGATGTTCGAGCTGCCGAACATGCCCGGCGCGAGCGTCTCCGCCTTCTCGATCGGCGACATATTCGGCAAGGCCTTCCAAGGCCGGCCCAAGCGCCGAAAAATGCAAGTGAAGGACGCGCATGGGCCGCTGCTCGCCGAGGAGAGCGACAAGCTCATCGACCAGGAGGAGAGCATTCGCGAGGCGATCTCCGAGGTCGAGAATAACGGCATCGTCTTCATCGACGAGATGGACAAGATCTGCGCCCGCGAGGGCAGGGGCGGCGCGGATGTCTCGCGCGAGGGCGTGCAACGCGATCTGCTGCCGCTGATCGAGGGCACCACGGTCGCGACCAAGCACGGGCCGGTGAAGACCGACCATGTGCTGTTCATCGCCTCCGGCGCCTTTCATGTGGCCAAGCCCTCGGATCTGCTGCCGGAGCTGCAGGGGCGTCTGCCGATCCGCGTCGAGCTCGCCTCGCTGGACGAGGAGGATTTCCGCCGCATCCTCACCGAGACCGAGGCCTGCCTCACCAAGCAATATGTGGCGCTGCTGGCGACAGAGGGCGTCGCGCTGGAGATCGCGCCATCGGCCGTGGACGCCATCGCTAAAGTCGCGGTTCAGGTGAACTCCTCGGTCGAAAACATAGGCGCGCGCCGCCTGCAGACGGTGATGGAGCGCGTGCTGGACGAGGTGAGCTTTTCGGCCTCCGACCGCGCCGGCGAGACGGTGACGATCGACGGCGATTATGTGGAGGAGCACATCGGCGATCTCGCCAAGAACCGCGATTTGAGCCGTTTCATTCTCTGA